A stretch of Lathyrus oleraceus cultivar Zhongwan6 chromosome 6, CAAS_Psat_ZW6_1.0, whole genome shotgun sequence DNA encodes these proteins:
- the LOC127093219 gene encoding deaminated glutathione amidase, chloroplastic/cytosolic, which produces MNQIYRLNTPTTKIHSFPLLRFRASLSVTGDSTMSTNSVRVAAAQMTSITDLAANFTTCSRLVKEAASAGAKLLCFPEAFSFVGTNDGDSVRIAQPLDGPIMDQYCSLARDSSIWLSLGGFQEKGSDPQHLLNTHVIVDDTGKIQTTYRKIHLFDVDVPGGRVYKESSFTESGKDVVAVDSPIGRLGLSVCYDLRFPDIYQLLRFQHGAQILLIPSAFTKLTGEAHWEILLRARAIENQCYVIAAAQAGAHNHKRESYGDTLIIDPWGTIVGRLPDRSSTGIVVADIDLSLVDSVREKMPIAEQRKSFEFWKASSL; this is translated from the exons ATGAATCAAATTTATAGACTCAACACTCCCACTACTAAAATTCATTCATTCCCATTACTCCGATTTCGAGCCTCTCTCTCCGTCACCGGCGATTCAACCATGTCCACTAACTCAGTCCGAGTCGCCGCCGCTCAAATGACTTCCATCACCGACCTCGCTGCCAATTTCACCACCTGTTCTCGTCTTGTCAAA GAAGCTGCATCAGCTGGAGCAAAATTGCTTTGTTTTCCTGAAGCTTTTTCTTTCGTTGGTACTAATGATGGTGATAGTGTTAGAATTGCTCAACCTTTGGATGGACCAATTATGGATCAATATTGCTCTTTAGCCAG AGATTCTAGCATTTGGTTGTCACTTGGAGGGTTCCAAGAAAAAGGATCTGATCCACAACACTTGTTAAATACACATGTTATTGTAGATGACACTGGGAAGATTCAAACTACTTACAGGAAAATACACTT GTTTGATGTAGATGTTCCTGGTGGAAGGGTGTATAAAGAAAGTAGTTTTACAGAGTCAG GCAAGGATGTTGTTGCAGTAGACAGTCCCATTGGGCGTTTGGGCCTTAGTGTTTGCTATGATTTGAGATTTCCAGATATTTACCAGTTGTTACGTTTCCAACATGGAGCGCAG ATACTGTTGATTCCTTCAGCATTCACTAAATTGACTGGTGAAGCACATTGGGAAATTCTTCTTCGTGCTCGTGCAATTGAGAATCAATGTTAT GTGATAGCCGCAGCACAAGCTGGCGCACACAATCACAAAAGAGAAAGCTATGGTGACACATTAATTATTGATCCATGGGGAACCATTGTTGGTCGCTTACCAG ATCGTTCGTCTACAGGAATTGTGGTAGCTGATATTGATTTGTCGTTAGTTGATTCAGTAAGAGAGAAGATGCCTATTGCTGAG CAAAGGAAGTCATTTGAATTCTGGAAAGCTTCATCTCTATAG